TCGCCCCGCGGACTGGGCGGACGGCCCGCGGTTTGGCATGATCCCGGCACACACCAAGACCGGGGCTGACCATGATCCTCACCGTGACCCTCAACGCCGCGCTCGACGTCACCTACCGGGTGCCGCGGCTGCTCCCGCACACCTCGCACCGGGTCACCGGCGCGACCGAACGGCCCGGCGGCAAGGGCGTCAACGTCGCCCGCGTGCTCGCCGCACTCGGCCACCAGGTCACGGCGACCGGCTTCGCGGGCGGGGCGGTGGGCGCGGTCGTACGGGAACTGCTGGCCGCCGACCCCGGCGTGACGGACGCCCTGGTCTCCTGCTCGGGCACCACCCGGCGCACCCTGGCCGTCGTCGACGGAGCCTCGGGCGACACCACCCAGTTCAACGAGCCGGGCCCGCAGATCACTCCCGCGGAATGGGCCCGTTTCCTGACCCGCTACGAGGAACTCCTGGCCGGGGCCCGCGCGGTCGCGCTGTGCGGGAGCCTGCCGCCGGGCGTGCCGGTGGGCGCGTACGCCGTACTGGTGCGCACCGCCCGGGCCGCCGGGGTCCCCGTGCTGCTGGACACCAGCGGCGAGGCACTGCGCAGGGGCGTCGCCGCCCGCCCCGAGATGATCAAGCCGAACGCCGCCGAGCTGGCCGAACTGACCGGCTCCCGCGACCCGCTGCCCGCCACCCGCGACGCCCGCCGCCGCGGCGCCCACGCGGTGGTCACCTCCCTCGGCCCGGCCGGCCTGCTCGCCGCCACCGCCGACGGCACCTGGCAGGCCGCTCCGCCCCGCCCGCTGAGCGGCAACCCCACCGGAGCCGGTGACTCCGCCGTCGCGGGGCTGCTCTCGGCACTGACCGAGGGCCTGGA
This Streptomyces sp. NBC_00539 DNA region includes the following protein-coding sequences:
- a CDS encoding 1-phosphofructokinase family hexose kinase, with the protein product MILTVTLNAALDVTYRVPRLLPHTSHRVTGATERPGGKGVNVARVLAALGHQVTATGFAGGAVGAVVRELLAADPGVTDALVSCSGTTRRTLAVVDGASGDTTQFNEPGPQITPAEWARFLTRYEELLAGARAVALCGSLPPGVPVGAYAVLVRTARAAGVPVLLDTSGEALRRGVAARPEMIKPNAAELAELTGSRDPLPATRDARRRGAHAVVTSLGPAGLLAATADGTWQAAPPRPLSGNPTGAGDSAVAGLLSALTEGLDWPARLARAVALSAATVHAPAAGEFDPRTYEEVRGSVKVTTGQAG